A genomic window from Pecten maximus chromosome 2, xPecMax1.1, whole genome shotgun sequence includes:
- the LOC117340726 gene encoding potassium voltage-gated channel subfamily B member 2-like has translation MTMLFFVAMSIMTLSLGTVSDLRVSLPACQYRNHLLDLISQADDYDYHGSAVILMKNLSCDIRMNQVRTMAKGLFQYMNYNYFNHTKMPHDVSGDSDDYSDTYYEDLFDTFLYDHNEYYDYEIEKPQLLRAMAEIKNLPDITKRHDVLTYLDIAPVVVFTIELILQLATCPNYKRFFKTWLNVLDIVILVSASVGLVLEFKIARYRFNEKGIKILMYLQMFRVLRVMRYIQHVPAVQVLVFTVRTNCKDLAVIISFVLMGVLIFGNFAYFVEDKSEFTNIPTSWWWGLITMTTVGYGDVVPKTCLGKIVGSLCALCGVICLSITIPVFVNNFISLYEFSKIYGKCLKGKYSAKICPLGQKYEEGSVHAKTGQPVLQPREKVKSFSIFVKPANVE, from the coding sequence ATGACGATGCTGTTCTTTGTGGCGATGTCCATCATGACGCTTTCCTTGGGTACTGTGAGTGATTTAAGAGTGTCCTTGCCTGCCTGTCAGTACCGGAACCACTTGCTCGACCTGATCAGCCAGGCAGACGACTATGATTACCACGGATCCGCTGTAATACTGATGAAGAATCTGTCCTGTGATATTCGTATGAACCAGGTCCGGACAATGGCCAAGGGTTTGTTTCAGTACATGAACTACAACTATTTCAACCATACAAAAATGCCCCATGATGTGTCCGGTGACAGTGATGATTACAGCGACACATATTACGAAGATCTATTCGACACTTTCCTGTACGACCACAATGAATACTATGATTACGAAATAGAAAAACCTCAACTTTTACGGGCAATGGCCGAGATTAAAAACCTACCGGATATAACAAAGCGCCATGATGTCCTGACATACTTGGATATTGCTCCTGTGGTAGTCTTCACTATCGAGCTGATCCTACAGCTAGCAACATGTCCAAACTACAAACGTTTCTTCAAGACTTGGCTGAATGTGTTGGACATCGTTATTCTGGTGTCAGCCTCTGTAGGACTCGTACTGGAATTTAAAATCGCTAGATATCGTTTCAACGAGAAAGGGATTAAGATACTCATGTACTTACAAATGTTTAGGGTCCTGCGAGTAATGCGATATATTCAACACGTTCCGGCCGTCCAGGTTCTCGTCTTCACCGTACGGACTAACTGCAAAGACCTCGCTGTCATAATCTCATTCGTTCTCATGGGCGTGCTAATTTTTGGAAATTTTGCATATTTCGTGGAGGATAAATCAGAATTTACCAACATCCCCACTTCCTGGTGGTGGGGACTTATCACTATGACAACCGTCGGATACGGTGACGTTGTTCCTAAAACTTGTCTCGGTAAGATTGTGGGTAGTCTGTGCGCGTTATGTGGTGTGATTTGTTTGTCAATCACCATACCAGTATTTGTCAACAATTTCATTTCACTATatgaattttcaaaaatatacgGGAAATGTTTGAAAGGAAAATACTCTGCCAAGATCTGTCCTCTCGGTCAAAAGTACGAAGAAGGTAGTGTCCATGCAAAGACAGGTCAGCCAGTCCTTCAACCGAGAGAAAAAGTTAAATCTTTCAGCATTTTTGTAAAACCAGCTAACGTTGAATAG